In Nostoc sphaeroides, the genomic window CCCAATCGTTCTGTTACACGGATTGAAGCATGATTTTCTGGCTTCACTACGGCATAAATTACTGGCAAGTTCAAAACACTAAATCCTTAATTGAGCATAACTTGCCCTGCTTCTGTTGCATACCCTTTACCCCAAGAAGCTCGCCTCAAGTGCCAGCCTACCTCATAATCTTGAGTGGGTAAACCATCTTTGTCGGGCAATTGTTTGAGAAGGATAGTTCCTACAATTAAAATTAGCTTATGTTTGCAGCGCGATTACCACTTGCAGGT contains:
- a CDS encoding GNAT family N-acetyltransferase, whose translation is MPDKDGLPTQDYEVGWHLRRASWGKGYATEAGQVMLN